In Anseongella ginsenosidimutans, one genomic interval encodes:
- a CDS encoding amino acid permease produces MGELFRRKTIASILREADRPHDDAERPALRRTLGVRDLIAFGIAAIVGAGIFSTIGKASADGGPAVIYLFLFTAVACAFTAFAYAEFASIVPVSGSAYTYSYVAFGELIAWIIGWSLIMEYAIGNTMVAISWSDYLTSLLSSGGIELPPWMTMDYLSARNGFQDAAILMESGKSFNQLDYSIKAAYHAWEGAPSIGGFHVVADLPALLIIWIITWLVYRGIRESRNASNTMVVVKLAIILLVIAVGVFYIDTDNWDPFMPNGLSGVLRGVSAVFFAYIGFDAISTTAEECKNPQRDLPRGMMWAIVLCTLLYIAIALVLTGMVHYDLLAVGDPLAFVFEQLDLKWLSGIIAASAVVAMASVLLVFQMGQPRIWMSMSRDGLLPKAFSRIHPRFKTPSFATIVTGFVVATPVLFMNMYVVADLCSIGTLFAFTLVCAGVLRIQSDPDAPKGKFKTPYINARYVLPLLAVALLAWAFTSNRENTLAFLKNSPQAYAPHTIITSLNNTELAQLKNNVAAADSLAFAASGNDLERYLTSLPSKEYEKRLAGFDIPAAKKYESGWKLFRHKIPAWVFFLVSLGALYYSVRKNLSLIPVLGMLCCLYMMSEMGVSNWLGFGIWLLVGLVIYFSYGIRKSRLRAQATQP; encoded by the coding sequence GAAGCCGACCGGCCGCATGATGACGCAGAACGCCCCGCCCTGCGGCGTACGCTGGGAGTTCGGGACCTGATAGCCTTTGGAATTGCCGCCATTGTAGGCGCAGGGATATTCAGCACGATCGGCAAAGCCAGCGCGGACGGCGGGCCGGCAGTTATTTATCTTTTCCTGTTTACGGCGGTAGCCTGCGCATTTACTGCTTTTGCTTACGCAGAGTTTGCTTCCATTGTTCCGGTATCGGGAAGCGCTTATACTTATTCCTACGTCGCTTTCGGCGAACTGATTGCCTGGATCATTGGCTGGTCCCTGATTATGGAATATGCCATTGGGAACACGATGGTGGCCATTTCCTGGTCCGACTATCTTACGAGCCTGCTTTCTAGTGGCGGCATTGAACTGCCTCCCTGGATGACGATGGATTACCTGAGCGCCCGGAACGGCTTTCAGGACGCCGCAATATTAATGGAAAGCGGAAAAAGCTTCAACCAGCTGGATTACAGCATAAAAGCGGCCTATCACGCCTGGGAAGGAGCGCCTTCTATCGGCGGCTTTCACGTGGTCGCCGACCTGCCGGCCCTGCTGATCATCTGGATAATCACCTGGCTGGTTTACCGGGGGATCCGCGAGTCCCGCAATGCCAGCAATACCATGGTAGTGGTCAAACTGGCTATTATCCTGCTGGTAATCGCCGTGGGGGTCTTTTATATCGACACTGATAATTGGGATCCGTTTATGCCCAATGGCCTGTCCGGCGTGCTTCGCGGGGTTTCGGCCGTGTTTTTCGCTTATATCGGTTTTGACGCAATTTCCACCACCGCCGAAGAATGCAAGAACCCCCAGCGCGATCTTCCCCGCGGAATGATGTGGGCAATCGTGCTTTGCACCCTGCTCTACATTGCCATTGCACTGGTACTCACGGGAATGGTTCATTACGATTTGCTGGCTGTAGGCGATCCCCTTGCCTTTGTATTCGAACAACTTGACCTAAAATGGCTGTCAGGCATTATTGCCGCCAGCGCCGTGGTTGCCATGGCCAGCGTGCTACTGGTCTTCCAGATGGGACAGCCCCGTATCTGGATGAGCATGAGCCGCGACGGCCTGCTGCCAAAGGCCTTCTCCCGGATCCACCCCCGCTTCAAGACCCCGTCTTTTGCAACCATTGTGACCGGTTTCGTAGTAGCGACTCCGGTGTTATTTATGAATATGTACGTTGTGGCGGATCTTTGCAGTATCGGCACGCTGTTCGCTTTTACGCTGGTTTGCGCCGGTGTCCTTCGGATACAGTCCGACCCCGACGCCCCCAAAGGGAAATTCAAAACCCCCTATATCAATGCCCGTTACGTACTGCCCTTGCTGGCCGTTGCCCTGCTTGCCTGGGCCTTTACGTCCAACCGGGAAAACACGCTTGCCTTCCTTAAAAACAGCCCGCAGGCTTACGCTCCGCATACGATAATCACCTCTTTAAACAACACCGAATTGGCGCAGCTAAAAAACAACGTTGCCGCAGCGGACAGCCTGGCCTTCGCCGCCAGCGGAAACGACCTGGAACGCTACCTGACCAGCCTTCCCTCAAAAGAATATGAAAAAAGGCTGGCAGGATTTGACATTCCCGCCGCAAAAAAATATGAGAGCGGCTGGAAATTATTCCGCCACAAAATACCCGCCTGGGTTTTCTTCCTGGTGTCCCTGGGCGCCCTCTATTACAGCGTCCGCAAAAATCTTTCCCTTATCCCGGTCCTGGGTATGCTCTGCTGCCTTTACATGATGTCGGAAATGGGGGTCAGTAACTGGCTCGGCTTCGGCATCTGGCTTCTCGTCGGATTGGTTATTTACTTCAGCTACGGGATTCGCAAAAGCCGCCTGCGAGCCCAGGCTACCCAGCCTTAG
- a CDS encoding KUP/HAK/KT family potassium transporter produces MLKRETHQLSRLSVAGLLISLGIIYGDIGTSPLYVFKAIVGDKVISDDLVLGSLSCIFWTLTLQTTVKYVLVTLSADNKGEGGVFSLYSLIRRKAKWLVIPAMIGGLRCLPTVSSLRPFLFLRRLRVC; encoded by the coding sequence GTGTTGAAAAGAGAAACACATCAGCTTAGCAGATTATCTGTCGCCGGATTATTAATTAGCCTGGGGATAATTTACGGAGACATCGGAACTTCCCCGCTATATGTTTTTAAAGCGATAGTGGGGGACAAGGTAATTTCCGATGACCTCGTTTTAGGATCCCTATCCTGTATCTTCTGGACGCTTACCCTTCAAACCACGGTAAAATATGTCCTGGTAACGCTTAGCGCTGATAATAAAGGCGAAGGAGGCGTTTTTTCCCTTTACTCGCTCATCAGGCGAAAAGCGAAATGGCTGGTAATTCCTGCCATGATCGGGGGGCTACGCTGCTTGCCGACGGTATCATCACTCCGCCCATTTCTGTTTCTTCGGCGATTGAGGGTTTGTTGA
- a CDS encoding KUP/HAK/KT family potassium transporter, whose protein sequence is MAGNSCHDRGATLLADGIITPPISVSSAIEGLLILNPDMPTVPIVILIITVLFFFQQFGTNLVGRAFGPLMIIWFSMLAIMGTGQLVTNFAVLKAINPYYAVKVLAGNPEALAILGAIFLCTTGAEALYSDMGHCGRKNIRVSWIFVKTCLLLNYFGQGAWLLDHSGGILPGNPFYKIMPEWFLIYGIGIATIATVIASQAMITGAFTLISEAVRLNLWPKVKINYPSDEKGQLYVPSTNWILYVGCVLVVLIFQKSSNMEHAYGLTIIMSMLITTMLMTVYLRSIKYPLYLVIPFCLVYLSIELLFFSANILKFVDGGWFTVVAGSILFSVMWCWYKARKIRNRYVRYTEIENYYQILAELSEDTSVSKYASNLVFLTSANFPSEIENKIIYSIIHKQPKRADIYWLVHVDVLDVPYSREYKVQTFIPNHLIRIDFRLGFREEQRVNLLFRKVVEEMVKNNEVNIVSRYESLRKHKVTGDFRFVILEKTFSSIWTLPLFERLVLYYFLLLKKLSLSEERGFGLDASFVDVEKVPLIIPTTEEIDLVRVE, encoded by the coding sequence ATGGCTGGTAATTCCTGCCATGATCGGGGGGCTACGCTGCTTGCCGACGGTATCATCACTCCGCCCATTTCTGTTTCTTCGGCGATTGAGGGTTTGTTGATATTAAACCCCGATATGCCGACAGTTCCCATCGTTATTTTAATCATTACCGTTCTCTTTTTCTTCCAGCAGTTCGGCACTAACCTGGTTGGACGCGCTTTCGGGCCGCTGATGATTATCTGGTTCAGTATGCTGGCTATTATGGGAACGGGCCAGCTGGTCACTAATTTCGCCGTACTGAAAGCGATCAATCCTTATTACGCGGTGAAGGTACTGGCGGGTAATCCTGAGGCGCTGGCCATCCTGGGAGCTATTTTCCTTTGTACAACGGGAGCGGAAGCTTTGTATTCCGACATGGGGCATTGCGGAAGAAAAAATATCCGGGTCAGCTGGATTTTTGTTAAAACTTGTTTACTGCTAAACTATTTCGGACAGGGAGCGTGGTTATTGGACCACAGCGGGGGAATTCTTCCCGGGAATCCTTTCTACAAGATCATGCCGGAATGGTTCCTGATTTATGGGATAGGGATTGCCACCATCGCCACGGTTATCGCCAGCCAGGCCATGATCACCGGGGCTTTCACGCTTATCAGCGAAGCCGTCCGGCTGAATCTCTGGCCCAAGGTCAAGATTAATTATCCTTCTGACGAAAAGGGGCAGCTGTATGTGCCAAGTACTAACTGGATATTGTATGTGGGATGTGTTCTCGTTGTGCTGATCTTTCAGAAATCCAGTAATATGGAGCATGCCTATGGCCTCACGATCATTATGTCCATGCTCATAACGACCATGCTCATGACGGTGTACCTCAGGTCTATTAAATATCCCCTGTACCTGGTGATCCCGTTTTGCCTGGTTTACCTTAGCATTGAACTCCTCTTCTTTTCGGCGAATATCCTGAAGTTCGTTGACGGAGGCTGGTTCACCGTCGTTGCCGGGTCGATCTTGTTTTCGGTAATGTGGTGCTGGTACAAGGCCCGGAAAATACGAAACCGTTACGTGCGCTATACCGAGATAGAAAATTATTACCAGATACTGGCGGAGTTAAGCGAAGATACCTCGGTATCGAAATATGCTTCCAACCTGGTTTTCCTGACGAGCGCCAATTTCCCGTCCGAAATCGAGAACAAGATCATTTATTCCATCATTCATAAACAGCCGAAACGCGCCGATATCTACTGGCTGGTTCATGTGGATGTGCTGGATGTGCCTTATTCCAGGGAATACAAGGTCCAGACCTTCATTCCTAATCACCTGATCCGGATCGATTTCCGGCTGGGCTTCCGCGAAGAACAACGGGTAAACCTGCTGTTCCGGAAAGTGGTGGAAGAAATGGTAAAAAACAATGAAGTGAATATCGTAAGCCGCTACGAGTCGTTGCGCAAACATAAGGTAACGGGCGACTTCCGGTTCGTAATTCTTGAAAAGACCTTTTCCAGCATCTGGACCCTGCCCCTGTTTGAACGGCTGGTCCTTTACTATTTCCTCTTACTGAAAAAACTTTCCCTTTCCGAGGAGCGCGGTTTTGGCCTGGATGCCAGCTTCGTGGACGTAGAAAAAGTCCCGCTTATTATTCCTACCACTGAGGAAATTGATCTTGTCAGGGTGGAATAA
- a CDS encoding T9SS type A sorting domain-containing protein has protein sequence MKKLYSIHYLFFLFTLVTTVVFTKVGKVSAFANPVEAFAIAGADSTLKPDPVLKDNRKNKPKIFQDPVKTYDDRQLLFFTTFGFDDYSTVAVNMKDLSVEAEKIISNFKVYPNPLYVNSQNLRISYNIKKNALVTVKMLDVLGNEVSTLFAQRVGAGSKTSEFNISSKVSGGFYFIRLSADSDHVTKKISVVQ, from the coding sequence ATGAAAAAACTTTACTCGATTCATTACTTATTTTTTCTTTTCACGCTTGTAACTACGGTAGTATTTACAAAGGTGGGAAAGGTAAGCGCTTTTGCGAATCCGGTAGAGGCTTTTGCTATCGCCGGAGCAGATTCTACCTTAAAACCTGACCCGGTACTCAAAGACAACAGAAAGAATAAACCGAAGATCTTCCAGGATCCCGTTAAAACCTATGACGACCGCCAATTGTTGTTTTTTACCACGTTTGGATTTGATGACTATTCAACGGTCGCGGTAAATATGAAAGACCTGTCGGTAGAAGCGGAAAAGATCATTTCCAATTTCAAAGTCTATCCTAACCCGCTCTATGTAAATTCCCAAAACCTCAGAATTTCCTACAACATTAAGAAAAACGCACTGGTCACTGTTAAAATGCTGGATGTGCTGGGTAACGAGGTGTCAACCTTGTTTGCCCAAAGGGTTGGCGCAGGTAGCAAGACCAGCGAATTCAATATCAGCAGCAAAGTATCGGGCGGCTTTTATTTCATCCGCCTGTCCGCGGACAGCGACCATGTGACAAAAAAAATATCGGTTGTTCAATAA